A DNA window from Pseudarthrobacter sp. W1I19 contains the following coding sequences:
- a CDS encoding DUF3107 domain-containing protein, with the protein MEVKIGVQNVGREIVLESNEDADSVAKVVEEAISNGGDLRLKDDKGRLIIVPGKALAYVEIGAEEQRRVGFGQF; encoded by the coding sequence GTGGAAGTAAAGATCGGCGTTCAGAACGTTGGCCGCGAAATTGTGCTCGAGTCAAACGAGGACGCAGACTCCGTGGCCAAGGTTGTCGAGGAAGCCATCAGCAACGGCGGTGACCTGCGCCTGAAGGATGACAAGGGACGCCTGATCATTGTTCCCGGCAAGGCCCTGGCATACGTCGAAATCGGCGCCGAAGAACAGCGCCGCGTAGGTTTCGGCCAGTTCTAG
- the thiS gene encoding sulfur carrier protein ThiS codes for MNITLNGTPHPVPDGASITQLVSQVTGRHLSADGQATDGQKLGVAVAHNAQVVPRSQWFATALADGDEVELVTAVQGG; via the coding sequence ATGAACATCACCTTGAACGGAACCCCGCACCCAGTGCCGGATGGTGCTTCCATCACGCAGCTCGTCAGCCAGGTCACCGGCCGCCACCTCAGTGCGGACGGGCAGGCCACGGATGGCCAAAAGCTCGGTGTGGCCGTGGCACACAACGCACAGGTAGTGCCGCGCAGCCAGTGGTTTGCCACTGCGCTCGCGGACGGCGACGAGGTCGAACTCGTCACGGCCGTGCAGGGAGGCTGA
- the hemE gene encoding uroporphyrinogen decarboxylase produces the protein MTSSPAMSAAGALAADHPLMDGRTADSPLITAYRGGKPSRRPVWFMRQAGRSLPEYLKVREGIAMLDSCLRPELASEITLQPVRRHDVDAGIFFSDIVIPLKLAGVGVDIVPGVGPVLDRPVRTAADVAALPQLTWEALEPIREAVRLTVAELGKTPLIGFAGAPFTLAAYMVEGKPSRDHLGPRTMMHADPETWSALANWAADASGMFLRAQLEAGASAGQLFDSWAGSLGLADYTKYVAPASARALDHVRHLGAPLIHFGTGTSELLVAMRDVGVDVVGVDYRLPLDEANRRLGGSVPLQGNIDPALLSAPWEILEAHVRAVIKAGSAAPGHVLNLGHGVPPETDPAVLTRVVELIHSISPE, from the coding sequence ATGACTTCCAGCCCTGCCATGTCCGCTGCCGGCGCCCTCGCTGCAGACCATCCGCTCATGGACGGTCGCACCGCTGACTCGCCGCTGATTACGGCGTACCGGGGCGGCAAGCCGTCCAGGCGCCCCGTCTGGTTCATGCGGCAGGCAGGGCGCTCCCTTCCGGAATACCTGAAGGTCCGCGAAGGCATCGCGATGCTGGACTCCTGCCTTCGGCCGGAACTGGCGTCGGAAATCACGCTCCAGCCCGTCCGCCGCCATGACGTCGATGCCGGCATCTTCTTCTCAGACATCGTTATTCCACTGAAGCTGGCCGGCGTTGGCGTGGACATCGTTCCGGGTGTGGGCCCGGTCCTGGACAGGCCCGTGCGGACAGCGGCGGACGTTGCTGCACTGCCCCAGCTGACCTGGGAGGCACTGGAACCCATTCGCGAGGCTGTGCGGCTCACCGTTGCCGAGCTCGGCAAAACACCCCTGATCGGCTTCGCCGGGGCACCTTTCACCCTGGCGGCCTACATGGTGGAAGGCAAACCCTCCCGCGACCACCTCGGCCCGCGGACCATGATGCACGCTGACCCCGAGACCTGGAGCGCGCTGGCCAACTGGGCAGCTGACGCATCCGGCATGTTCCTCCGGGCACAGCTCGAGGCGGGCGCCTCCGCCGGTCAGCTCTTCGACTCCTGGGCGGGCTCCCTGGGCCTGGCCGACTACACCAAGTACGTAGCCCCTGCATCCGCCCGTGCCCTCGACCACGTGCGGCACCTTGGCGCGCCGCTGATCCACTTCGGTACCGGAACTTCCGAGCTCCTGGTGGCCATGCGCGATGTGGGCGTGGACGTGGTAGGGGTGGACTACCGCCTTCCGCTGGATGAGGCCAACCGCCGGCTGGGCGGGTCCGTCCCCCTTCAGGGCAACATCGACCCCGCCCTGTTGTCCGCCCCGTGGGAGATCCTCGAGGCCCACGTGAGAGCCGTCATCAAGGCCGGCTCAGCGGCTCCGGGCCATGTCCTTAACCTCGGTCACGGCGTCCCTCCGGAAACCGACCCTGCCGTCCTGACCCGGGTTGTAGAGCTCATCCACTCCATCTCCCCGGAGTAA
- the thiE gene encoding thiamine phosphate synthase, with protein sequence MNVSHTPAAGTDVLSTTKISNGLSSARLYLCTDARKDRGDFGQFVDAAFAGGVDIIQLRDKTIEAAEELELLAMLKETAERHGRLWAVNDRADIAVLSGAPVFHIGQKDLPLAAARTLLNGNAAIGLSSHAPKQVDAALAAAAGPAGLDYFCVGPVWATPTKPGRAAVGLELVKYAAAAASAAGQEGQSDGGVPWFAIGGIDHGNVEQVVEAGARRIVVVRAITEADDPAAAAASLLAALDAPGS encoded by the coding sequence ATGAATGTGTCCCACACTCCTGCCGCCGGCACCGATGTCCTCAGCACCACCAAAATCAGCAACGGCCTCAGCTCCGCGCGCCTGTACCTCTGCACGGATGCCCGCAAGGACCGAGGCGATTTCGGGCAGTTCGTAGATGCCGCTTTTGCCGGCGGCGTGGACATCATCCAGCTCCGGGACAAAACCATCGAGGCCGCGGAGGAGCTGGAACTCCTGGCCATGCTGAAGGAAACCGCGGAGCGCCACGGCCGGCTGTGGGCTGTCAATGACAGGGCTGACATCGCCGTGCTGTCCGGCGCGCCCGTGTTCCACATCGGCCAGAAAGACCTCCCCCTCGCTGCCGCGCGCACCCTGCTCAACGGCAATGCAGCCATCGGACTGTCCAGCCATGCACCGAAGCAGGTGGACGCAGCCCTCGCGGCAGCCGCCGGGCCCGCGGGGCTGGACTACTTCTGCGTGGGCCCCGTGTGGGCGACGCCCACCAAACCAGGGCGGGCCGCCGTCGGGCTTGAGCTGGTGAAGTACGCCGCCGCGGCTGCCAGTGCTGCGGGGCAGGAAGGACAGTCCGACGGCGGTGTCCCCTGGTTTGCCATCGGGGGCATTGACCACGGCAATGTTGAGCAGGTGGTGGAAGCAGGCGCCCGCCGGATCGTGGTGGTCCGGGCCATCACGGAAGCCGACGATCCGGCAGCCGCCGCCGCATCGCTCCTCGCGGCCCTGGATGCCCCCGGTTCCTGA
- a CDS encoding thiazole synthase, which translates to MGGTITTSTSPALQDPLVIDGVELESRLIMGTGGAPSLDGLGAALLASGTSLTTVAMRRYSTAESGSLFQLLVDHGIRVLPNTAGCFTARDAVLTAELAREALETDWVKLEVIADEHTLLPDAVELVDATEQLVSRGFKVFAYTNDDPVLALRLENLGATAVMPLGSPIGTGLGILNPHNIELIVSRASVPVVLDAGIGTASDAALAMELGCDAVLLATAVTRAQNPALMGEAFKHAVIAGRLAKTAGRIPRREHALASSAMEGRAEFL; encoded by the coding sequence ATGGGCGGAACCATCACCACCTCAACCTCCCCGGCGCTGCAGGACCCGCTGGTCATTGACGGCGTCGAACTGGAATCCCGGCTCATCATGGGCACCGGCGGCGCCCCCAGCCTGGACGGCCTCGGCGCTGCGCTCCTCGCTTCCGGCACCAGCCTGACCACCGTGGCCATGCGCCGCTACTCGACCGCGGAATCAGGCTCGCTGTTCCAGCTGCTCGTGGACCACGGCATCCGGGTGCTGCCCAACACCGCCGGCTGCTTCACAGCCCGGGACGCCGTGCTCACGGCGGAACTGGCCCGTGAAGCGCTGGAAACCGACTGGGTGAAGCTGGAAGTCATTGCCGACGAACACACCCTCTTGCCGGACGCCGTGGAACTGGTGGACGCCACTGAGCAGCTCGTCAGCAGAGGCTTCAAGGTGTTCGCCTACACGAACGACGATCCTGTCCTGGCCCTCCGGCTCGAGAACCTTGGCGCCACGGCTGTAATGCCGCTCGGATCACCCATCGGCACGGGGCTTGGCATCCTGAATCCGCACAATATTGAACTGATTGTGTCCCGGGCCTCGGTTCCGGTTGTGCTCGACGCCGGCATCGGGACGGCCTCGGACGCAGCCCTGGCCATGGAACTGGGCTGCGACGCCGTCCTGCTGGCCACGGCCGTGACCCGGGCCCAGAATCCTGCGCTCATGGGGGAGGCCTTCAAACACGCGGTAATCGCCGGTAGGCTGGCGAAGACGGCCGGCAGGATACCGCGCCGCGAACATGCACTGGCGTCGTCGGCCATGGAAGGCCGGGCCGAGTTCCTCTAG
- a CDS encoding TetR/AcrR family transcriptional regulator has product MVHEARAGRPSAAEPQTAPRPAGQRSARLPRDERRAQLLSAAQEVFVANGYHGAAMDEIAETAHVSKPVLYQHFPSKRELYLALLESHLASLTELMLGALNSTTDNDERVQAVMRAYFQFIANDDQAHRLVFESDLINDPDVSSRLETFNRTFADAIARVIAEDTKLPHLEAELLGRGLAGMAQVSARYWLETDGNLDLDVASDLIYRLAWRGISRFPKES; this is encoded by the coding sequence GTGGTCCATGAAGCACGGGCCGGCCGCCCGTCCGCAGCCGAACCGCAAACCGCCCCGCGCCCCGCCGGGCAACGGTCCGCCCGGCTTCCCAGGGACGAAAGACGCGCACAGCTCCTTTCCGCAGCACAGGAAGTTTTTGTGGCAAACGGGTACCACGGCGCCGCCATGGACGAGATCGCCGAGACCGCCCACGTCAGCAAGCCTGTCCTTTACCAGCATTTCCCCTCAAAGCGGGAGCTGTACCTGGCCCTTCTGGAAAGCCATCTGGCCTCCCTCACCGAGCTGATGCTCGGGGCGCTGAACTCGACTACGGACAACGATGAACGCGTTCAGGCCGTTATGCGCGCCTATTTCCAGTTCATCGCCAACGATGACCAGGCCCACCGGCTGGTCTTCGAGTCTGACCTGATCAATGATCCCGATGTCAGCTCGCGGCTGGAGACTTTCAACCGGACGTTCGCGGATGCCATTGCCCGCGTCATCGCGGAGGACACCAAACTTCCCCATCTGGAAGCGGAACTGCTGGGCCGCGGGCTTGCCGGTATGGCCCAGGTAAGTGCGCGCTACTGGCTGGAAACAGACGGCAACCTGGACCTCGATGTGGCCAGCGACCTCATTTACCGTTTAGCTTGGCGCGGAATCTCTCGCTTCCCCAAAGAGTCCTAG
- a CDS encoding glutamyl-tRNA reductase translates to MVLFSLVATHADIDLETVAQLSNGASEIATSALSGSPAVTGAVVLATCNRYEIYGEAPHPDDVEAARAALVAQISEASGLSEPLVSRSFSTRTGPEVTQHLFAVSAGLDSAVVGEREIAGQVRRALITAQHEGTASSGLVRLFQAASKTAKDVGAQTALGSRGLSIVSVALDLATDLSENPDWTTKKVVVFGTGAYAGATMALLRERGCTDISVFSSSGRAEGFVATRGGTALNEESLRPAVAAADVMIGCSGSDTRVEADELAQVRADSPQPLIAIDLALTHDFDPGVGELDGVELLTLESVRLAAPQEQAESLAQASGIVSGAAKAFEQEREARSVDSAIVALRRHTMNVLDAEMEKVRARHGCTAAAEEVEFALRRMVKQLLHVPTVRARELAANGQQDEYVAALEALYGITVEQPAARAVPPAECPVDHDDIGRETA, encoded by the coding sequence GTGGTTCTTTTTTCATTGGTGGCAACACACGCCGACATCGATCTTGAGACCGTTGCTCAGTTGAGCAACGGTGCTTCGGAGATCGCCACATCCGCTCTCTCCGGATCGCCGGCAGTGACGGGTGCGGTTGTCCTTGCCACCTGCAACCGGTACGAAATCTACGGTGAGGCGCCCCATCCGGACGATGTGGAAGCCGCACGCGCCGCCCTCGTTGCCCAGATCAGCGAAGCCAGCGGACTGAGTGAACCCCTCGTCTCCCGCTCCTTCAGCACCCGCACAGGTCCCGAAGTCACACAGCACCTGTTCGCCGTCAGTGCCGGACTGGACTCGGCCGTCGTCGGCGAACGCGAGATCGCCGGCCAGGTACGGCGCGCCCTGATCACCGCGCAGCACGAAGGCACCGCCAGTTCGGGCCTCGTCCGGCTGTTCCAGGCCGCATCCAAAACGGCCAAGGACGTGGGCGCCCAGACTGCCCTCGGATCCCGGGGCCTGTCGATCGTTTCGGTGGCCCTCGACCTCGCCACCGATCTTTCCGAAAACCCTGACTGGACCACCAAAAAGGTGGTGGTCTTCGGAACCGGCGCCTACGCCGGCGCCACCATGGCGCTGCTGCGTGAGCGCGGCTGCACCGACATTTCCGTTTTCTCCTCCTCCGGCCGTGCCGAAGGCTTTGTGGCCACCCGCGGGGGCACCGCCCTTAACGAAGAGTCTCTCCGGCCTGCCGTTGCCGCCGCGGACGTCATGATCGGCTGCAGCGGTTCGGACACCCGGGTTGAGGCCGACGAGCTTGCGCAGGTCCGTGCAGATTCGCCCCAGCCGCTGATCGCCATAGACCTCGCCCTCACCCACGACTTTGACCCCGGCGTGGGCGAGCTGGACGGCGTCGAGCTGCTGACCCTGGAGTCCGTGCGCCTGGCCGCACCGCAGGAACAGGCAGAATCCCTGGCCCAGGCAAGCGGCATCGTCAGCGGCGCTGCCAAGGCCTTCGAGCAGGAGCGGGAGGCCCGGTCCGTGGACTCCGCCATTGTTGCCCTGCGGCGGCACACCATGAACGTGCTCGACGCGGAAATGGAGAAAGTCCGCGCCCGGCACGGCTGCACCGCTGCTGCCGAAGAAGTGGAGTTCGCCCTCCGACGCATGGTCAAGCAACTGCTTCACGTCCCCACCGTCCGCGCCCGCGAACTGGCAGCCAACGGCCAGCAGGACGAATATGTGGCCGCCCTGGAAGCGCTCTACGGCATCACCGTTGAGCAGCCCGCCGCACGCGCAGTCCCCCCGGCGGAGTGCCCGGTGGACCACGATGACATCGGCCGCGAAACGGCCTGA
- a CDS encoding FAD-dependent oxidoreductase, with protein MGALSGRGATEQQAARAGGTVRADVAVIGGGVTGHGIAWEAQRSGRSVVLIDDAPGSGASWAAAGMLAPVSELHYQEEGLLELMLDSSTRWPAFVAGLRAASGADPGYITTPTLAVGADAADRRALMDLRGVQQANGLTVEPLTVREARRREPLLSPAIACALDTPADHQVDPRLLVDCLRRALAGHRGQGSGSDANGTRDEGANSGTGGDGTAVAGAADGYSVPDKARGLLWQDGAVAGVQLAGGGTVLAGETVVANGLQAAELESLPEGLHLPLRPVYGDILRLAVPRHLQPLVASTVRGLVRGVPVYIVPRRDGTVVIGATQREDAPSATDAVSAGGAYQLLRDAQVLLPAVAELELLECTARARPGTPDNAPLLGRVPTTEGAGQAGGHTPGLIIATGFFRHGVHLTPAAAAICRDLLDGHEDPRWAPFNPARFSGVPAPAAPTRFPTGHPSHQPPTKETV; from the coding sequence ATGGGCGCACTATCTGGCCGCGGCGCAACGGAACAACAGGCCGCGCGCGCCGGCGGCACCGTCCGGGCCGATGTCGCCGTGATTGGCGGCGGAGTGACCGGCCACGGCATCGCCTGGGAGGCACAACGCTCCGGACGTTCCGTGGTGCTCATCGACGACGCCCCGGGTTCCGGGGCCAGCTGGGCGGCCGCCGGAATGCTCGCCCCCGTCAGCGAACTGCACTACCAGGAGGAGGGCCTCCTGGAGCTGATGCTGGACAGCTCGACGCGGTGGCCCGCTTTTGTTGCCGGGCTACGGGCAGCATCCGGTGCTGATCCGGGATACATCACGACGCCGACCCTCGCCGTGGGTGCCGACGCCGCGGACCGCCGGGCGCTGATGGACCTGCGCGGAGTACAGCAGGCCAACGGACTCACCGTGGAACCGCTCACCGTCCGCGAAGCCCGCCGGAGGGAGCCACTTCTAAGCCCGGCCATCGCCTGCGCGCTGGACACCCCGGCCGATCACCAGGTGGACCCAAGGCTGCTGGTGGACTGCCTGCGGCGCGCGCTCGCCGGCCACCGCGGCCAAGGCAGCGGCAGCGACGCGAACGGGACCAGGGACGAGGGTGCCAACAGTGGGACCGGGGGCGATGGCACGGCTGTGGCCGGCGCCGCCGACGGCTACTCCGTGCCGGACAAAGCACGAGGGCTGCTGTGGCAGGACGGGGCTGTTGCCGGCGTGCAGTTGGCCGGTGGCGGAACCGTGCTGGCCGGCGAGACCGTAGTTGCAAACGGGCTGCAGGCGGCGGAACTGGAGTCCCTCCCGGAGGGTCTGCACCTTCCGCTGCGGCCCGTCTATGGGGACATCCTGCGGTTGGCAGTGCCCCGGCATTTGCAACCGTTGGTGGCGTCCACCGTCCGCGGACTGGTGCGCGGGGTCCCGGTGTACATCGTTCCCCGCCGGGACGGCACCGTGGTGATCGGGGCGACCCAGCGTGAAGACGCGCCCTCCGCGACCGACGCCGTTTCTGCCGGCGGCGCCTACCAACTCCTCCGCGACGCGCAGGTGCTGCTTCCCGCCGTCGCCGAACTCGAACTGCTCGAATGTACCGCCCGCGCCAGACCTGGAACCCCGGACAATGCCCCGCTGCTGGGGCGCGTGCCCACAACGGAGGGCGCGGGCCAGGCCGGCGGACACACCCCCGGGCTCATCATCGCCACCGGGTTCTTCCGGCACGGCGTCCACCTGACGCCGGCCGCAGCCGCCATCTGCCGGGACCTCCTGGACGGCCACGAGGACCCCCGCTGGGCGCCCTTCAACCCGGCCCGCTTCAGCGGGGTACCTGCACCCGCCGCACCTACCCGCTTCCCAACCGGCCACCCGAGCCACCAACCGCCCACAAAGGAAACAGTATGA
- the moeB gene encoding molybdopterin-synthase adenylyltransferase MoeB, whose translation MASTFTANVSTVSLDPLVEPAGELTAAEVERYSRHLIIPEIGALGQRRLKNAKVLVIGAGGLGSPALLYLAAAGVGTLGIIDDDAVDLSNLQRQVIHGVADVGRPKIESARDSIAALNPLVDVRLHDVRLDASNALELFADYDLILDGADNFATRYLVNDAAAILGKPYVWGSIFRFDGQVSVFWEKHGPTYRDLYPEAPPAGSVPSCGEGGVFGMLCAAVGSLMVTEAVKLITGVGRSLLGRVALFDALGGSWREIRVSKDPAAAPITELTDYEAFCGITPAAPSDTEHTVTATQLATMLASRKAGLKDFELVDVRESGEYDIVRIDGATLIPQGRILAGEAWNELPQDKEIVFHCKAGTRSANVLAAAQKAGYQRVSHLDGGILAWVRDVEPHKPVY comes from the coding sequence ATGGCTTCGACATTCACCGCAAATGTTTCAACAGTTTCACTGGATCCGCTGGTTGAACCGGCTGGTGAGCTGACTGCTGCCGAGGTGGAGCGCTACTCGCGGCACCTCATCATTCCCGAGATCGGCGCGCTGGGACAGCGGCGGCTCAAGAATGCAAAGGTGCTGGTGATCGGTGCCGGCGGGCTGGGGTCACCGGCGCTGCTGTACCTCGCCGCCGCAGGGGTGGGCACCCTGGGCATCATCGACGACGACGCCGTTGACCTCAGCAACCTGCAGCGCCAGGTTATCCACGGCGTAGCGGACGTGGGCCGGCCCAAAATCGAGTCGGCACGGGACTCCATTGCCGCCCTCAACCCCTTGGTGGACGTCCGGCTGCACGATGTCCGGCTGGATGCCAGTAATGCCCTGGAGCTGTTCGCTGACTATGACCTGATCCTGGACGGCGCCGACAACTTCGCCACCCGCTACCTGGTCAACGACGCCGCCGCCATCCTGGGCAAGCCCTACGTCTGGGGCTCCATCTTCCGGTTCGACGGCCAGGTGAGCGTCTTCTGGGAGAAGCATGGCCCCACGTACCGCGACCTCTACCCTGAAGCGCCACCCGCCGGCTCGGTGCCTTCCTGCGGTGAGGGCGGTGTGTTCGGCATGCTCTGCGCCGCCGTGGGATCGCTGATGGTGACGGAGGCAGTCAAGCTGATCACCGGCGTCGGGCGTTCACTGCTGGGCCGCGTGGCACTCTTTGACGCCCTGGGCGGAAGCTGGCGCGAGATCCGCGTGTCGAAAGACCCCGCGGCCGCGCCCATCACGGAGCTGACGGATTACGAGGCCTTCTGCGGCATCACGCCGGCGGCCCCGTCGGATACTGAACACACCGTTACGGCAACTCAACTGGCCACCATGCTGGCGTCGCGCAAGGCGGGGCTGAAGGACTTCGAACTGGTGGATGTGCGGGAATCGGGGGAGTACGACATCGTCCGGATCGACGGCGCCACGCTGATCCCGCAGGGCCGGATCCTGGCCGGCGAGGCGTGGAATGAACTGCCGCAGGACAAAGAGATTGTGTTCCACTGCAAAGCCGGCACCCGGTCCGCCAACGTGCTGGCTGCGGCGCAGAAGGCGGGCTACCAGCGGGTGAGCCATCTCGACGGCGGCATCCTCGCCTGGGTGCGCGACGTGGAACCCCACAAGCCCGTCTACTGA
- a CDS encoding 4a-hydroxytetrahydrobiopterin dehydratase encodes MSSKDVLSPERLEDALAVLPDWRYRGGALLTVYKMPTSAAALELMAAVGRLAEEQNHHPDLDWRYNRVFLRYTSHDAGGEVTARDVGAAEAVSEAAAAVHAVAEPAKHPAAA; translated from the coding sequence ATGTCCAGCAAGGACGTTCTTTCCCCCGAACGGCTCGAGGACGCCCTGGCAGTCCTGCCCGACTGGCGCTATCGCGGCGGCGCCCTCCTCACCGTGTATAAAATGCCGACGTCGGCTGCCGCGCTTGAGCTGATGGCCGCCGTCGGGCGCCTTGCCGAGGAACAGAACCACCACCCGGACCTGGACTGGCGGTACAACAGGGTGTTCCTCCGCTACACCTCCCATGACGCCGGGGGAGAGGTGACCGCGCGCGACGTCGGAGCGGCTGAGGCAGTCAGTGAGGCCGCCGCCGCGGTCCATGCCGTTGCGGAGCCCGCGAAGCATCCAGCAGCCGCCTGA